CCAGAGTGGACGGCAAGTTCGACTTCATCCACTCCTACATCGTTTTTCAACACATCCCCCGGGACCGCGGCACGATGATCTTTCGAAAGCTGCTGGAGCGGCTGACCGACGGAGGCGTTGGCTGCCTGCACGTCACGTATGATACGACGGATGTACGAGGTGGCATTCCTGACGCCCCGGTGCAGCGCGACCGTTCGTGGAAAGCGGTGCTCGGCCCGATGCGGGCGCCACTGGCAAGGCTCAAGCAGAAGCTGTTCAGCCGCCCCGCCGCCCCGGCTGGTCCCATCATGGAGATGAACGCGTACTCGTTGAGAGAAGTGTTCGCGGCCGTTCAAGGGATTGGCGTCGCCAGCCAGTTCGTGGAGTTCACCAACCACGCCGGAGAGCTGGGGGTGATCCTGTACTTCCAGAAGCCCGTCAGCGCGTAGACGGCACGACCATGCTGTCCACCGCCCGATAGGCGGCGGGTGCCGTGGGACAAAGGTGCGCGACGGGGCAGCGCTCGCAGAACGGTCGGCGCGCCGTGCACGTGGCCCGGCCGTGGTCGATGAGGCGATGCGTGAAGATGACCCGGTCGCTTTCGTCCAGCAGCTTCAGCAAATCCTGCTCGATCTTCTCCGGGTCTTCCTCCCGCGTCATTCCCAGCCGCGCGGCGATGCGCTTGACGTGCGTGTCGACGACGACGCCCTCCGCGATGCCGAAGCCGACGCCCAGCACCACGTTCGCCGTCTTGCGGCCCACGCCGGGAAGCTGCGTCAGCGCATCGAGATCCACCGGGACCTCCCCGCCGTGCCGCTCCACCAGCGCCCGCCCCAGGCCGATCAGCGACCTGGACTTGTTGCGGAAGAAGTTGAGCGACTTCAGGTACTCCTCCATCTCCTCCTGCGACGCCCCGGCGTAGTCCTGGGCCGTACGGAAGCGCGCGAACAGCGCCGGCGTGGCGCGGTTCACGGCGGCGTCGGTGCACTGCGCGGAGAGCACGGTGGCGACGGTCAGCTGCAGCGAGTCCTGGTAGTCCAGCGAGCAGCGGCTGTCGGGATAGGTCTCCGCCAGCCGCTCCATGATCGTCCTCAGGCGCTCACGACGCGCTTTTCTGCTTTCTCTCGGCAAAAAACTCCTCCAGCGGCTCCAGCTCCCACGTGTTCAGCACCTGGGGGGCGGTCAGCCACGCCTTGCGCGCGACGTTCACGCCGTACAGCACGTTGCCCAGCGCACCCGTGGAATGCGCGTCGGGGTTGATGGGCACCAGCACGCCCTTTTCGGCGGCGTAGCGCGCGTTTTTCCAGTCCACGTCCAGCCTGTGGGGGTCGGCGTTGATCTCCACGCACACGCCGTGTTCCGCCGCCGCGTCGATCACCGCCCGCACGTCTACCGCGTAGCCGTCACGCTTCAGCAGCAGGCGGCCGGTGGCGTGGCCCAGCATGGTGATGCGCGGATGCGACACGGCGCGGATCAGCCGGTCCGTCATCTCGCGCTCGCCCATCTGGAAGCCGGAGTGCACGGAGCCAACGACGTAGTCGAACGAGGCGAGTACGTTGTCGTCGTAGTCCAGCCGCCCGTCCGCCAGGATGTCGCTTTCCACGCCCTTGAACAGGCGGAAGCGCTTTTTCCCCTTCCCCCCGTGCTCCGCGTTCCACGCATCGATCTCGCGGTGCTGCTTGCGGACCGCCGCCTGGGGGAGCCCGCCCGCGTAGCCCGCCGCCTGCGAGTGGTCGGCGATGCCCAGGTACGCCCAGCCCCGCTCGCGCGCCGCCTGGGCCATCTCGGCCACGCTGGCGCGGCCGTCGGACCAGGTGGTGTGGCAGTGGAAGGTGCCGCGCAGGTCCTCCGCCTCCACCAGCTTCGGCAGGGTACCGTCCGCCGCCGCCTGCACCTCGCCCCACCCCTCGCGCAGCTCGGGCGCAATCCACGCCAGCCCGAGCACTTCGTACACCTTTTCCTCGTCCGCGGTCGCGACGAGCCTGTTTCCCTTCGCCAGCCCCTCCGCGTCCAGCCGGTACCCCCGCTCCTCCGCGCGCGACGC
This is a stretch of genomic DNA from Longimicrobium sp.. It encodes these proteins:
- a CDS encoding class I SAM-dependent methyltransferase, translated to MSTDHDWEEFGRTDPYHGVLTAERFRRKNMDDAARQEFFDSGREHVAKVVDVVRTRLDAGFSPRRVLDFGCGVGRLVIPFTELGSEVVGVDVSESMLSEARQNCSAQGIGNATFVLSDDDLSRVDGKFDFIHSYIVFQHIPRDRGTMIFRKLLERLTDGGVGCLHVTYDTTDVRGGIPDAPVQRDRSWKAVLGPMRAPLARLKQKLFSRPAAPAGPIMEMNAYSLREVFAAVQGIGVASQFVEFTNHAGELGVILYFQKPVSA
- the nth gene encoding endonuclease III, whose translation is MPRESRKARRERLRTIMERLAETYPDSRCSLDYQDSLQLTVATVLSAQCTDAAVNRATPALFARFRTAQDYAGASQEEMEEYLKSLNFFRNKSRSLIGLGRALVERHGGEVPVDLDALTQLPGVGRKTANVVLGVGFGIAEGVVVDTHVKRIAARLGMTREEDPEKIEQDLLKLLDESDRVIFTHRLIDHGRATCTARRPFCERCPVAHLCPTAPAAYRAVDSMVVPSTR
- the polX gene encoding DNA polymerase/3'-5' exonuclease PolX is translated as MTAREAAAALSEIAMLLEVVGGNPFRAKAFSSAARALETSTADLHQLTAAGRLQSLTGVGEGIGAVLEELVGTGTSGMLEELRAKTPLGLYDLMKIKGLGAKRIRTLYADLGIDGLDALEKAALAGKIATLPGLGAKTEQKILEGIAFARSLRGRRRYYQAIEAAAGLLELVEGLPGVVQARAAGQVRRRLEVVDSIDLVASSDDPAAVLAAFRAIQGVESADDDYADHRAEVTFADGLTARLTCVLPGRFGAALVWATGSDEHLAQMASRAEERGYRLDAEGLAKGNRLVATADEEKVYEVLGLAWIAPELREGWGEVQAAADGTLPKLVEAEDLRGTFHCHTTWSDGRASVAEMAQAARERGWAYLGIADHSQAAGYAGGLPQAAVRKQHREIDAWNAEHGGKGKKRFRLFKGVESDILADGRLDYDDNVLASFDYVVGSVHSGFQMGEREMTDRLIRAVSHPRITMLGHATGRLLLKRDGYAVDVRAVIDAAAEHGVCVEINADPHRLDVDWKNARYAAEKGVLVPINPDAHSTGALGNVLYGVNVARKAWLTAPQVLNTWELEPLEEFFAERKQKSAS